A single region of the Bacillus cereus genome encodes:
- a CDS encoding amino acid permease, whose amino-acid sequence MNQQVEQTDLKRTMKSRHLFMIALGGVIGTGLFMGSGQIVHNAGPGGAILAFLVGGFVMYLTMLCLGELSVAMPEAGSFQSYASKFISPGFGFVVGWMYWLNWAVTVGVELTTVSILMKRWFPDVSSWIWCVTFAVVLFLVNALSAKAYAEAEFWFASVKVATIVIFIVLGGAVMFGLLDFNGKPAPMLHNFTENGGLFPNGALAVLLTMITVNYSFQGTELIGIASGESENPEKTIPKAIKNTIWRTLFFFVLAISVVVGLLPWQEANLVESPFVLVFDVAGIPYAADIMNFVIITAVLSVANSGLYANSRMLWAMAKQGMASPAFTKLTKRGVPLNALIFSLIFASLSLLTSIFAADTVFLILTSIAAMAAVVVWMSIAASQFFFRRNFVKNGGDINDLKYRTPLYPIVPIVAFSLNFITFVSLAFIPDQRIALYCGIPFMIICYILYQVKYKKAVTFEQKKNITQGIN is encoded by the coding sequence ATGAACCAACAAGTAGAACAAACAGATTTAAAACGAACAATGAAAAGTAGACACCTATTCATGATCGCACTTGGTGGAGTCATTGGAACGGGATTATTTATGGGTTCTGGACAAATCGTCCATAATGCAGGACCAGGCGGAGCTATTCTCGCATTTTTAGTCGGTGGTTTCGTTATGTATTTAACGATGTTATGTCTTGGCGAATTATCAGTAGCTATGCCAGAAGCGGGTTCCTTCCAAAGTTACGCAAGCAAATTTATTTCACCTGGTTTTGGATTTGTTGTCGGTTGGATGTATTGGTTAAATTGGGCTGTTACAGTTGGAGTAGAGTTAACGACTGTTAGCATTTTAATGAAACGGTGGTTTCCAGACGTTTCTTCTTGGATTTGGTGTGTTACTTTTGCAGTAGTACTCTTTCTTGTGAACGCTTTATCAGCAAAGGCATATGCAGAAGCTGAATTTTGGTTCGCTAGCGTAAAAGTGGCAACGATCGTTATCTTTATCGTTCTTGGAGGAGCGGTTATGTTTGGTCTCCTCGATTTTAATGGAAAGCCAGCTCCAATGCTTCACAATTTCACTGAAAATGGCGGGCTATTTCCAAACGGTGCATTAGCTGTTCTTCTTACGATGATTACAGTTAATTACTCATTCCAAGGAACAGAGCTTATCGGAATTGCTTCAGGAGAAAGTGAAAATCCTGAAAAAACAATTCCAAAAGCAATCAAAAATACAATTTGGCGTACTCTATTCTTTTTCGTCTTAGCAATTTCAGTTGTTGTCGGCTTACTCCCATGGCAAGAGGCTAATCTAGTTGAAAGTCCATTTGTACTTGTATTTGATGTGGCTGGTATCCCTTATGCAGCGGACATTATGAACTTTGTTATTATTACAGCTGTATTATCCGTAGCTAACTCTGGTCTATACGCAAATTCTCGTATGCTTTGGGCGATGGCAAAACAAGGCATGGCTAGTCCAGCTTTTACGAAGTTAACTAAAAGAGGTGTACCACTAAATGCGTTAATTTTCAGTCTGATTTTCGCGAGCCTTTCTTTATTAACAAGTATATTTGCAGCAGATACTGTCTTTTTAATTTTAACTTCTATTGCAGCAATGGCTGCTGTTGTTGTTTGGATGTCGATTGCAGCTTCACAGTTTTTCTTCCGTAGAAATTTCGTGAAAAACGGCGGCGACATAAATGATTTAAAATACCGTACACCACTTTATCCAATAGTTCCAATCGTAGCTTTCTCACTCAATTTCATTACATTTGTTAGTTTAGCTTTCATTCCAGATCAGAGAATCGCTCTTTATTGTGGGATTCCATTT